A stretch of DNA from Nocardioides sp. Arc9.136:
GCTCGCGGCCTCGCCGTTCTGCGTGATGGCCACCAGCGACGCCGACGGCCGCTGCGACGCCTCGCCCAAGGGCGACCCGGCCGGGCAGCTGGTCCACGTCCTCGACGACACGACGATCGCGCTGGCCGAGCGGCCCGGCAACCGGCGGGCCGACGGCTACCGCAACATCCTGGCCAACCCCCACGTCGGGCTGAACTTCCTCATACCAGGCCGCGGCGACACGCTGCGGGTCAACGGTCGAGCGCGCCTGGTGAGCGACGCGCCGTGGTTCGACCAGCTCGTCGTCAAGGGGCACCGGCCGCTGCTGGCGGTCGTGGTCGACGTCGAGGACCTCTTCTTCCACTGCGCGAAGGCGTTCCTGCGCAGCCAGCTCTGGCAGCCGGAGACGTGGGACCCGGAGGGGAGGGTGCCGCGGCGCGCCCTCATCGCCAAGGAGGTCGAGGCGCACGGGATGGACGTCGCGCAGCTCGACGACTACTACAAGCCGGAGAACTACGGGAAGAGCCTCTATGAGTGAGCGGGAGCGCCCCGCCGAGGGCTCGCCGTACCCGTTCCTCAAGGGGCACGGCACCCAGAACGACTTCGTCCTGCTGCCCGACCACGACGGCACCCTCCACGGCGACCTCGACCCGGCGCGGGTCGCGCGGCTCTGCGACCGGCGCGCCGGCATCGGCGGCGACGGCGTCCTGCGGGTGGTCCGGACGGCGGCGTACGCCGCGGCGCGCGAGCACGTGGACCCCGCCGAGGCCGAGTGGTTCATGGACTACCGCAACAGCGACGGGTCGCTCTCGGAGATGTGCGGCAACGGCGTGCGGGTCTTCGCCCGGCACCTGCTCGAGGAGGGGCTCGTCGAGCCCGGCCGGCCGATCCCGGTCGGCACCCGCGCCGGCGTCAAGGTGATCGAGGTCGACGGGGACCGGATCACCGTCGACATGGGCCGGCCCCGGCTGCTCGGCGCCACCGAGGTCGCGGTCGGGTCGACCCGGTGGGCGGCGACCCACGTCGACATGGGCAACCCGCACGCGGTGGCGTTCCTCGCCGAGGGCCAGCCGCTGGACGCGCACGGCCCGGTCGGCCCGCTGCTGGAGGAGCCGGCGTACGACGTGCAGGTCTACCCGCACGGGGTGAACGTGGAGTTCGTCGAGCGCCGCGGGGCCGGCCACGTCGCGATGCGCGTGCACGAGCGGGGGTCGGGGGAGACCCGGTCCTGCGGCACCGGCGCGTGCGCGGTGGCGGTCGCGACGGCGCTGGCCGACGGCCGCTCCGGTGTGGACGCGACGTACCGCGTGGACCTGCCGGGCGGGACGCTGGAGATCAGCTGGACCGCCGACGACCGGGTGCTGATGAGCGGTCCGGCGGTCGTCGTGGCGAGCGGATCCACCGCCCTGTGAGGGGTGGCGGGCCACTACAGTCCGCTGCATGGAACTCAACGGAGCCAGTGCCATCGTCACGGGCGGAGCGTCGGGCATCGGCGCTGCCTGCGCCCGCCAGCTCGCCGCCCGCGGGGCCGTCGTGGTCGTCGCCGACCTCCAGGCCGACAAGGGGGAGGCCCTCGCCTCGGAGATCGGCGGTGTCTTCGCCCAGGTCGACGTGACCGACAGCGAGCAGATCGCCGGCGCCGTGCGCGCCGCCGCCGAGATCGCGCCGCTGCGTGCGGTCGTCAACTCCGCAGGGATCGGCTGGGCCTCGCGCACCATCGGCCGCGACGGCACGCTGGAGTCCGCCCATGACCTCGACGCCTTCAAGAAGGTCGTCGCGATCAACCTGGTCGGCACCTTCGACATGGTCCGCCAGGCCGCGACCGTCATGAGCACCCAGGACCCGACCGAGACCGGCGAGCGCGGCGCGATCGTCAACCTGGCCTCGGTCGCCGCGTTCGACGGGCAGATCGGCCAGGCGTCGTACTCCGCCTCCAAGGGCGGCGTCGTCGGGATGACCCTCCCGGTCGCCCGCGACCTGTCCGCCGCCGCGATCCGCCTCAACACCGTCGCCCCGGGGCTCATCGAGACCCCGATCTACGGCGAGGGCGAGGGCGCGGAGGCGTTCAAGGCCAAGCTGGGCGAGAGCGTGCTGTTCCCCAAGCGCCTCGGCACCCCCGACGAGCTGGCGTCGATGGTGATGGAGTGCCTGACCAACTCCTACATGAACGCCGAGACGATCCGCGTCGACGGCGGCATCCGGATGCCTCCCAAGTGACCCCCTCCGCCTCGTGATGCCCAGCGAGCGCCCCGGCGCGCGCCTGGCATCACGAGGCGGTCGTCATCGCGGGCGATCGGGTACCGGGCGCGCATGACGAAGGAGTTCAAGAAGGGCGACAAGGTCGAGTGGAAGTCACACGGCGGCACGGCCGAGGGCGAGGTGGAGAAGAAGATCACCTCCGACACCCACGCCGCGAAGCGTGACGTCAAGGCGAGCAAGGACGACCCGCAGTACCTCGTGAAGAGCGAGAAGTCCGGCGGCGAGGCCGTGCACAAGCCAGGTGCGCTGAAGAAGAAGAGCTAGGACCGGCCGCCACGCGACCGGGACCGACGAAGGCCCGCTCCCTCGGGGGAGCGGGCCTTCCTGCGTCCGGACGGGCGGCGCGGGTCAGCGCTCGACGACCACCCGCTCGTTGGGGACGCAGTGCGTCATGGTGTGGCCCTCGACGTCGCGCGGACCGTTCTTGCCCAGGTTGCGGGCCCGGTCGAGCTCCTCCTCCGACAGCGTCTGGGTCGCGAGCGGCGGGAGCCCGCGGACGTCGTCGGCGGTGATGCCGAGGCCCTCGCCCACGCGCTGGCCCAGCTCGTCCTCACACATGAGGAAGTGCCAGACCATCCGCTCCTGGACCTCCCGGGTGGCCTCGGAGATGTTGGCGACCAGGTTCTCCACCAGGTCGTCGCGCTCCCAGTCCTCCATCAGGCGGAACCGCTCACCGGCCTGCGCGTAGTCGTTCGTGCGGGGCAGCCGGGCCCGGGTGAGCCGGCCGCTGAGCTCCGGCCCGACCTCCGCGGACCCGCCACCCTCGGCCTCCTCGAGGCCGCCCATCGTCGACGGCTCGTAGTTCACGTGCGGGTTCTGGTCCTCGGCCAGGTCCACGCCGTACGACATCTGGCCGCCGCGCTGGTTGGTGTGGACGTCGACCTTGGCGGCGTTGACCGGCAGCTGCAGGTAGTTCGGCCCCACTCGGTAGCGCTGGGTGTCGCTGTAGGAGAACGTGCGGCCGACGAGCATCTTGTCGTCGGAGAACTCCAGGCCGTCGACCAGCACGCCGGTGCCGAAGGCGATCTGCTCGTTCTCGTCGTGGTGGTCGGCCACGTTGCGGTTGAGCGTCATGGTCGCGACGAGCTTGGGCTCGAAGAGCTCCTCGGGCCAGACCTTGGTGTCGTCGAGCGGGTCGAAGTCGAGCTCGGGGTGGTCGTGGTCCTCCATGATCTGCACCTTGAGGTCCCACTTCGGGAAGCTGCCCGCCTCGATCGCCTCGTAGAGGTCCTTCGAGGCGTGCCCGAGGTCGCCGGCCTGGATGTTCGCGGCGTCCTCCTCGGTCAGCGACTTCACGCCCTCGTGCGGGTAGAAGTGGTACTTGACCAGGTGCGAGACGCCCTCGGCGTTGACCCACCGGTAGGTGTTGACCCCGAAGCCCTGCTGGGTGCGGTAGCTGGCCGGGATGCCGCGCGGGCTGAACAGGTTGACCAGCATGTGCATCGACTCCGGCGTCTGCGACATGAAGTCGAAGATCCGCGCCGGCTCCTGGCGGAAGGTGACCGGGTCGGGCTTGAGGGAGTGGATGACGTCGGGGAACTTGATGGCGTCGCGGATGAAGAAGACACCCAGGTTGTTGCCGACGAGGTCCCAGTTGCCGTCCTCGGTGTAGAACTTCACCGCGAAGCCGCGCGGGTCGCGGGCGGCCTCGGAGGAGTCCCGGCCGCCGATGACGGTCGAGAACCGGATCGCCAGCGGGGTCTTCTTGCCGGCCTCGGAGAACAGCTTGGCGCGGGTGTAGCGGGCGATCGGCTCGTCGCCCCACTGGCCGGTGGCCTCGAGCTCGCCGTAGCAGACGAAGCCGCGCGCGTGCACCACGCGCTCGGGGATCCGCTCGCGGTCGAAGTGGCTGATCTTCTCGAGGAACTGGTAGTTCTCCAGCGTCGCGGGACCGCGGGCGCCGACGGTGCGGGTGTTCTGGTTGTCGGAGACAGGGTGGCCCTGCCGCGTGGTGAGCGAGCGGGTGGCGTCAGCCATGGCTCGGTTCCTCCAATGGAGTGGGGTGCGGGGGGACCTGGGGCCGGTACCCGGGGCCGAGGCGCGGATTCAGCGGCCGACCGTCCGTGGGGGTCGGTGCCAGGCGGTCAGGTCGAGGACCCGGTCGGCCCGCTCGGCGGCCGCCTCCACGAGGCGGGCGTTCGGCTCGTCGACGCGGTCCACCCACGCCCGCGCCTGGTCGGGGGACTTCCCGTGCCGCACGTGGCGCGCCACCAGCCGCTCCCGCCGCAGGTCGGCGTCGACGTGCAGGTGCCAGACCTCCTCGACCTCCGCGCGCACGCCGCGCCAGCGCGGCTGGTCCAGCAGCAGGTAGTTGCCCTCGGTCACCACCGTGCCGGTCGGCGGCACCGCGATCGCCCCGGCAAGGGGCTGCTCGAGGTCGCGGTCGAACGCCGGGGCGACCACCGCCGGCTCGCACCCGCGCACGCGCCGCAGCAGCGCGGCGTACCCCTCGGCGTCGAAGGTGTCGGGGGCTCCCTTGACCTCGAGCAGGCCGCGGCGGGCCAGCTCGACGTCGGCGTAGTGGAAGCCGTCCATCGGCACCACTGCCGCACCGTGCTCGGCGGCCAGCGCCGCGGCGGCCGTGCTCTTGCCGACGCCGGGCGCCCCGGTGAGCCCGAGCAGGCGGATGCCGACGGGCGGGGTGGGGAAATGGATGTCCACGTGCCCAGTCAAGCGGGCATAGTGGAGGGCCCGGAGGCGTTGTGCTCTCCGAGATGGCAGTCACGACACGGAGGCACATGACCAACGCGAACGCACGCGACTTCTCCCTCGACACCGAGCTGGAGGAGACCGTCGGCTGGGACGAGGACGAGGTCCTCGCCGTCGACGAGCGCGACCGGTCCGACGACGACCACGACGACCACGACGACCACGACGAGGTGGAGGACTTCACCTCCGGGTACGCCGACGAGCCGGATCCCGAGGAGCTCACCACCGGTGAGCTCGACCTGGCCGAGCGGCACGAGCTGCGCCGCGTCGCCGGCCTGCGCACCGACCTCGAGGACATCACCGAGGTCGAGTACCGCCAGCTGCGCCTCGAGCGCGTCGTCCTCGTCGGCGTCTGGACCGAGGGCAGCGTCGAGGACGCGGAGAACTCGATGGCCGAGCTGGCCCTGCTCGCCGAGACGGCCGGCTCCGAGGTGCTCGACGCGATCTACCAGCGCCGGCAGAAGCCCGACCCCGCGACGTACATCGGCCGCGGCAAGGTCGAGGGGCTCAAGGAGATCGTCGCCGCCACCGGCGCGGACACCGTGATCTGCGACGGCGAGCTCGCGCCCAGCCAGCTGAGGAACCTCGAGGACCGGCTCAAGGTCAAGGTCGTCGACCGGACCGCGCTGATCCTCGACATCTTCGCCCAGCACGCGAAGTCCAAGGAGGGCCAGGCGCAGGTCGAGCTGGCGCAGCTGACCTACCTCAAGCAGCGCCTGCGTGGTTGGGGTGGCAACCTGTCGCGCCAGGTCGGCGGTCGCGCCGCCGGCGGTGTCGGCATCGGTGGCCGTGGTCCCGGTGAGACGAAGATCGAGACCGACCGGCGCCGGATCAACACCCGGATCGCCAAGCTCCGCCGCGAGCTGCGCGAGATGAAGGGCACCCGCGACACCAAGCGCCAGGAGCGCCGTCGTCACCAGGTGCCGGCCGTGGCGATCGCCGGCTACACCAACGCCGGCAAGTCCTCGCTGCTCAACCGGCTCACCGGGGCGGGGGTGCTGGTCGAGGACGCGCTGTTCGCGACCCTGGACCCCACCACGCGACGCACGACGACCGCGGACGGCCGCGTCTACACGATGAGCGACACCGTCGGGTTCGTGCGGCACCTGCCCCACCAGCTCGTCGAGGCGTTCCGGTCCACGCTGGAGGAGGTGGCCGATGCCGACCTGGTCCTCCACGTCGTCGACGGCTCCCACCCCGACCCCGAGGGCCAGATCGCCGCGGTGCGCGAGGTCTTCGCCGAGATCGGCGCGGACCAGGTGCCCGAGCTCGTGGTCATCAACAAGGCCGACGCCGCGGACCCGATGGTCCTGGCCCGGCTCCAGCAGCGCGAGCCGCACTGCGTCGTGGTCAGCGCCAAGACCGGCGAGGGCATCGCCGAGGCGCTCGGCGTCGTCGAGGGCGAGCTGCCCCGCCCGGGCGTGGAGTTCTCCGCGCTGCTGCCCTACGAGCGGGGCGACCTGATCAACCGGCTCCACCAGCAGGGCGAGATCGACTCCCTCGAGCACACCGGCGACGGCACCATCGTCCGCGGGCGCGCCAACGAGGACCTCGCCGGCGAGCTGGCGGCGTACGCGTTGGTCTGAGTGGTCACTGCCCGGTGCGGGCAGGTGCGAGGGTCCCCGGTCAACCGGGGACCCTCGTGCTTTCCGGGGTAGGTCTACCCCGGTAAGCGAGGGAGTCCCCGGTGAACCGGGGACTCCTGCAGCGGCGTGGGGTCCCGCCGGAATCCCCGGGGCCCCGGGGATTCCGGCACTTCTCGGGCGATGCATCCCCTGAGAAGTGCCGGTTTCCCCTGAGGAGTCGGGCGGGATTTCCGGCGGATCCGCAACGGTCCTGCAACAACTCCGGCAGATCGGCGCAGAAGGGCGCACCATCGATGGGTGCTCCTCGCCCGTCGCTCCTCGGCACGATCGATCGCCCTGGCCGCCTGCCTGCTGCTCGTCATCGGCGTGCTCGTGCTGCAGCTGGCCGAGCGGGCGCGCGGTTCGGACGCGAGCCGGTGCGAGCGGTTCGCGGCGGGCTCCGCGGAGCGGGCCGCAGTCGTCACCGGCGAGGGGCGCGACGTGCTCGTGATCGGCGACTCCTGGTCGGCCGGGCTCGGCCTGGACGAGGTCGGTACGTCGTGGCCGTCGCGGCTGGAGGGCCGGGTGCGGGTCGCCGGGTTCTCCGGGTCCGGGTTCAGCTCGGGCGCCAGCGCGTGCGGCCCGCAGGTGTCGTTCGCGGCCCGGGCGAGCGCGGCCCTCGGTGCCGGCGCCGACCTGGTGGTCGTCGAGGGCGGGCTCAACGACGTCGACCAGACCGACGCGGCCATCCGGTCGGGGTTCGAGCGGTTGATGCGCCGGCTCGAGGGCCAGCGGGTGGTGGTCGTGGGCCCCGCGACCGCTCCCTCGCGGGCCGGTCGGGTGCCGCGCGTCGACCGGCTGCTCGCCGACCTCGCCGAGCAGCACGCGGCGGCGTACGTCCCCACGAGCGGGCTCGCGCTGGACTACCTCGAGGACCGGCTGCACCTGACCCCCGAGGGCCACCGGGCCTTCGGTGACGCCGTCGCTGCCGCGATCGCTGCCGCCGGGGTCTGAGCGGGCGCGCAGCTCCACCCGGCGCGCCGCAGCCGTCCGGAGCCCGGCGCTAGGAGCTGAACGCGGCGTCGAAGGCGGCGGCGGGCGGGTCGTAGTCGAACCGCTTGAGGAACGCCAGCGCCTCGGGGGCGCCGTGGAGGCGATCCATGCCGGCGTCCTCCCACTCCACCGAGACGGGTCCGTCGTAGCCGATGGCGGCCAGCGCCCGGAAGGAGTCCTCCCAGGGCACCTGCCCGCGCCCGGTGGAGACGAAGTCCCAGCCGCGGCGGGGGTCGCCCCACGGCAGGTGCGAGGAGAGCCGGCCGTTGCGGCCCCCGCCCACGCGCAGCCGGGTGTCCTTGCAGTCGACGTGGTAGATCCGGTCGGCGAAGTCGGAGATGAACGCGACCGGGTCGAGGTCCTGCCACAGCATGTGGCTGGGGTCCCAGTTGAGACCGAACGCCTCGCGGTGGCCGATCGCCTCGAGCGTGCGGACGGTCGACCAGTAGTCGTAGGCGATCTCCGAGGGGTGGACCTCGTGGGCGAACCGGACGCCGCACTCGTCGAAGACGTCGAGGATCGGGTTCCACCGGTCGGCGAAGTCCTGGTAGCCCGCCTCGATCCGGGCGGCCGGGACCGGCGGGAACATCGCGACGTAGGGCCAGATCGAGGAGCCGGTGAAGCCGACGACGGTGGACACGCCCATCCGCTGCGCGAGCCGCGCGGTCAGCCGCATCTCCTCCGCGGCCCGGGTGCGCACCCCCTCGGCGTCGCCGTCGCCCCACACCCGCTCGCGCACGATCGCGCGGTGGCGGTCGTCGATGGGGTCGTCGCAGACCGCCTGGCCGGTGAGGTGGTTGGAGATGGCCCACACGCCGAGCCCGTGCCGCTCGAGGATCTCCAGCCGGCCCTCGACGTACCCCGGCTCGTCCCACCGCCACGCGTCGAGGTGCTCGCCGGAGACCGCGATCTCGAGGCCGTCGTAGCCCCAGCCGGCGGCGAGCCGCGCGACCTCCTCGAGCGGCAGGTCGGCCCACTGGCCGGTGAAGAGGGTGAAGCGCTTGCCCATCTCAGTCCTCCTGCTGGTGCGCGGCGGGGTGCGGTGCGGGTACGTCGACGCGGGCGCCCGAGCGTCCCGCACTCTCCTCGATCGCCGCCAGCACCCGCTGCACGGCGAGGCCGTCGGCGAACGACGGCGACGGCTGGTTGCCGCTCGCGACCGCGGCGAGGAAGTCGGCCGCCTGCGAGGTGAACGTGCTGTCCCAGCCGAGGGTGTGGCCCGGCGGCCACCAGGCGTCGAGGTAGGGGTGGGTGGCCTCGGTGACCAGCACGCGACGTACGCCGCCGTCCGGGTCCAGCCCGCGGTCGTCGACGCCGAGCTCGTTGAGCCGCTCGAGGTCGAAGGAGAGCGAGCCGGTGGTGCCGTACACCTCGATCTGCAGGGCGTTCTTGCGGCTGGTCGCCATCCGGCTGACCTCGAGGCTGGCGACCACGCCCGAGGCGGTCTCGAGGGTGGCCCAGGCGGCGTCGTCGACGGTGACCGGCTCGGTCCCGTGGTCGCCGGTGCGCTCGGGCACGAACGTCCGCAGGTGGCCGCTGGCCGAGACCACCGGCTCGTCGAGCAGGTGGTGGAGCTGGTCGACGAGGTGCGAGCCGAGGTCGCCGAGCACGCCGGAGCCGGCCGACTCGCGGCGCAGCCGCCAGGTCATCGGTGCGGCCTCGTCGACGAGCCAGTCCTGCAGGTAGCTGGCCCGGACCTGGCGCACGGTGCCGATCCGCCCCTCTGTGATCATCCGGCGCGCGAGCGCCAGCGCGGGCACCCGGCGGTAGTTGAAGCCGGTCATCGACACCACGCCCCGCTCCGCCGCGGCCCTCGCCGCGGCGACGAGGGCCTCGGACTCCGCGACGGTGTTGGCCAGCGGCTTCTCGAGCAGCACGTGCTTGCCGGCGTCCAGCGCGGCCAGGGCGATCTCGGCGTGCAGGTGGCCCGGGGTGCAGATGTCGACGACGTCGACGTCGGCGCGGGTGACGACGTCGCGCCAGTCGGTGGCGGTGTCGGCCCAGCCGTAGCGGTCCGCGGCGGTCTTCAGCGCCGCCGGGTCGCGCCCGACGAGCACCTGCTGCCGCACGCCCGGGGCGTCGGGGAAGAAGGCGGCGACGTTGCGCCAGGCGTTGGAGTGGGCCTTGCCCATGAAGGAGTAGCCGACGACGGCCACCCCCAGGGCGGGCGCGCCGCCCGCGGTCCGGTCAGTCATGGGTGGTGCCTCCTGCGGCGTGGGCGTCGGTCGCGGTGAGCGACCGGAGGAAGGTGAGGCCGTCCCGGGCGAGGTCGTCGGGCGAGGCGGCGAGCGGTCGCCAGATCGAGGCGGCCACGGCGATGGCGGCGTTGTCGGGGGTGAAGCTCTCGATGTTCAGCGCGCCGGCGTACCCCACCTCGTCGAGCGCGGCGAGCAGTGCGGGCCAGTCGGTCTGGTCGTGGCCGGGGGCGCCGCGGTCGTTGCCGCAGACCTGGAGGTGCACCAGGTGCCGGCCGGCGCGGCGTACGGCGTCGGCGCTGGAGCGCTCCTCGATCCCGAGGTGGTAGGTGTCGAGCGCGAGCCCGAGGGACGGTCCCAGCAGCGGGCCGAGGGCGGCGAGCGCCTGGTCGACGGTGTTGACCAGCGAGGTCTCGTAGCGGTTCAAGGGCTCGATGCCGACGGTGACGCCCGCGTCGCGGGCGTGCTCGACGACCGGCGCGAGGTTGCGGCGCCACTCGTCGTACGTCGCGTGCCGCTCGTTCGGCGTCATCCGCCACACCCGCCCGGTCGCGGCGTAGAAGGGCCCGCAGACGCTGGGCGCGCCGACGGCGGCGGCGAGGTCGATGCAGCTGCGCAGGTAGTCCTGGGTGCGGGCCACGGTCGCGGGGTCGGTGCCGACGAGGTCGCGCCCGGGGGCCATCGCGCCGACGACGTACGGCGCCAGGCCGGCGTCGCGGACGGCGGCGGCGGTCCGCGCCGGGTCCAGGTGGCCCGGCGCCTCCAGCGGCAGCTCGACGGCGTCGAAGCCGAGGCCGGCGACGAGGTCGAGCATCCGGGGCAGGTCGGCGTCGGTCAGGGGCGAGGTCCAGACCCAGGTGTTGACGCCGAGGGGGCGGTCGAGCGCGCGCACGGGCACACCTTCCGGTCGGAGGGAGGGGGAGGAGGAGCGGGAGCAGGAGCACCGGCCGGGGGTGGGTCCGTCCACCCCCGGCCGGTCGGGCTCACGGGATCTGGCGGTCCTGCCAGACCTTCGGGTAGCCCGGCAGGTCCTCGCCGCCGAACTTGGCGTAGTGGCCGTCGGGCATGCCCTCGTTGGCCGCGAGGAAGTCGCCGCGCTCCTCCTCGGTGATGGGCGTCTGCGGGAGCACCCACTCCTTGGGGATCTCCTCGCCGGCGACGATCTTCTGGATCGCCAGCAGCGGGGTACGCCACTGGAAGTTGGAGTAGACCGGGGCCAGGCCGGTCAGTCCGGTCTCCTCCCACTTGCGCAGGAAGCTCATCTCGTCCTCGCCGGTCATCACCGGGTAGTCGACGCCTTGGTCCTCGAAGGCCTCGATCGCGGCGACGGCGCCGTCACCGGCGTCCATCCACACCCCGGCGACGTCGCCCTTGGTGAGCTCGTCGGTGATGATCCCCTTGATCTTGGTGGGGTCGGCGCCGGTGAAGTAGTCGACGGCCTCGATCCCGTTCTCCTCGAAGATCTTCTCCGCGGCGGCCCAGCGGGTCTCCAGCACGTCGACGCCGGGCAGGATCCGCAGGGCGACGACCTTGTCGCCCTCCTCGAGGTTCTCGGAGAGGAACGTGGCGGTGTCGATGCCCCAGGCGTAGCCGCCGATCGGGTGGATGAACGTCGTGTAGCAGTCGGTCTCCACGCCCCGGTCGAAGACGATGACCGGCTTGCCGGTCTCGCAGGCGCGCTCGACGGCCGGCGTCATCGCGGCGGTGGAGTTGGGGGAGATGACGAAGACGTCGCAGTTCCCCTCGCTGATGAAGTAGTCGATGTCGGCGATCTGGGTGTTGTCGTCGTCCTGGGCGTCGCGGGTCTCCATCTCGGAGATGACGCCCTCGTCCTGGAGCGCCTTGAGCTGCTGGTTCATCGTGATCCAGCCGGTCTGGCGCCAGGGGTTGGAGATCGAGGCGTTGGCGAAGCAGACCTTCTGCGGCTCCTTCGAGGCGTAGTCGGAGGTGTCGGTCATCTCGCCGTCGATGTACTGCAGGTAGGGCTGCTCGGGGTCGCCCTCGAAGGTCGCCGAGCGCTGCTCGTCCTGCTCGTCGAAGTCGGCCTGGACGAACCACTCCTCACCCGACCCCTCGGTCTCGGAGGCCGACTCCTCGCCCGCCTGCGGGGCGGGGTCGTCGATGGACTCGTCGGTGCTGCACGCGGCCAGGGCGGCCAGGGCAGCGACGGACGCCACGGCGCCCCTGAGCGACCTGCGTCGCAACGGTGTGCGCATCAGTTGTCTCCTGTGGTTGTGCCCGGGGAGGGCGGTTGGGTGGGGTGCCGAGACGGGGTTGCGGGAGAGGCGGTACGGCGCGTGGGCCGGCGGCCGCGCTGCCAGGCGCGGCCGGCCACGGCGACGGCGGCGATGATGATCAGGCCCTGGACGGTGGCGCGCCACGTGGACTCCACGCCGAGCGCGGTCAGCAGGACGAAGAGCAGCTCGAGCGCGACCGCACCGGCGGCGGCGGAGAGGACCCAGCCGCGGCCGCCGCCGAGGACGACCCCGCCGAGGACCACCGCGGTGATGGCGGTGAACTCGTAGCCCTGGCCGACCGAGGGGTGCACGCCGGCGTACCCGACCAGGATGATCCCGGCGACGGTGGCCGAGAGCGAGGAGATCACGAACGCGCGGGTCTTGAGCCACCACAGCGAGCT
This window harbors:
- the dapF gene encoding diaminopimelate epimerase — translated: MSERERPAEGSPYPFLKGHGTQNDFVLLPDHDGTLHGDLDPARVARLCDRRAGIGGDGVLRVVRTAAYAAAREHVDPAEAEWFMDYRNSDGSLSEMCGNGVRVFARHLLEEGLVEPGRPIPVGTRAGVKVIEVDGDRITVDMGRPRLLGATEVAVGSTRWAATHVDMGNPHAVAFLAEGQPLDAHGPVGPLLEEPAYDVQVYPHGVNVEFVERRGAGHVAMRVHERGSGETRSCGTGACAVAVATALADGRSGVDATYRVDLPGGTLEISWTADDRVLMSGPAVVVASGSTAL
- a CDS encoding SDR family NAD(P)-dependent oxidoreductase, translating into MELNGASAIVTGGASGIGAACARQLAARGAVVVVADLQADKGEALASEIGGVFAQVDVTDSEQIAGAVRAAAEIAPLRAVVNSAGIGWASRTIGRDGTLESAHDLDAFKKVVAINLVGTFDMVRQAATVMSTQDPTETGERGAIVNLASVAAFDGQIGQASYSASKGGVVGMTLPVARDLSAAAIRLNTVAPGLIETPIYGEGEGAEAFKAKLGESVLFPKRLGTPDELASMVMECLTNSYMNAETIRVDGGIRMPPK
- a CDS encoding pyridoxamine 5'-phosphate oxidase family protein, encoding MPGPATTEITTEITTVEELVALLGEPNQRARDKSRPALLPVDRDWLAASPFCVMATSDADGRCDASPKGDPAGQLVHVLDDTTIALAERPGNRRADGYRNILANPHVGLNFLIPGRGDTLRVNGRARLVSDAPWFDQLVVKGHRPLLAVVVDVEDLFFHCAKAFLRSQLWQPETWDPEGRVPRRALIAKEVEAHGMDVAQLDDYYKPENYGKSLYE
- a CDS encoding SGNH/GDSL hydrolase family protein, producing the protein MLLARRSSARSIALAACLLLVIGVLVLQLAERARGSDASRCERFAAGSAERAAVVTGEGRDVLVIGDSWSAGLGLDEVGTSWPSRLEGRVRVAGFSGSGFSSGASACGPQVSFAARASAALGAGADLVVVEGGLNDVDQTDAAIRSGFERLMRRLEGQRVVVVGPATAPSRAGRVPRVDRLLADLAEQHAAAYVPTSGLALDYLEDRLHLTPEGHRAFGDAVAAAIAAAGV
- a CDS encoding catalase, which encodes MADATRSLTTRQGHPVSDNQNTRTVGARGPATLENYQFLEKISHFDRERIPERVVHARGFVCYGELEATGQWGDEPIARYTRAKLFSEAGKKTPLAIRFSTVIGGRDSSEAARDPRGFAVKFYTEDGNWDLVGNNLGVFFIRDAIKFPDVIHSLKPDPVTFRQEPARIFDFMSQTPESMHMLVNLFSPRGIPASYRTQQGFGVNTYRWVNAEGVSHLVKYHFYPHEGVKSLTEEDAANIQAGDLGHASKDLYEAIEAGSFPKWDLKVQIMEDHDHPELDFDPLDDTKVWPEELFEPKLVATMTLNRNVADHHDENEQIAFGTGVLVDGLEFSDDKMLVGRTFSYSDTQRYRVGPNYLQLPVNAAKVDVHTNQRGGQMSYGVDLAEDQNPHVNYEPSTMGGLEEAEGGGSAEVGPELSGRLTRARLPRTNDYAQAGERFRLMEDWERDDLVENLVANISEATREVQERMVWHFLMCEDELGQRVGEGLGITADDVRGLPPLATQTLSEEELDRARNLGKNGPRDVEGHTMTHCVPNERVVVER
- a CDS encoding nucleoside/nucleotide kinase family protein, which gives rise to MDIHFPTPPVGIRLLGLTGAPGVGKSTAAAALAAEHGAAVVPMDGFHYADVELARRGLLEVKGAPDTFDAEGYAALLRRVRGCEPAVVAPAFDRDLEQPLAGAIAVPPTGTVVTEGNYLLLDQPRWRGVRAEVEEVWHLHVDADLRRERLVARHVRHGKSPDQARAWVDRVDEPNARLVEAAAERADRVLDLTAWHRPPRTVGR
- a CDS encoding Gfo/Idh/MocA family protein, with protein sequence MTDRTAGGAPALGVAVVGYSFMGKAHSNAWRNVAAFFPDAPGVRQQVLVGRDPAALKTAADRYGWADTATDWRDVVTRADVDVVDICTPGHLHAEIALAALDAGKHVLLEKPLANTVAESEALVAAARAAAERGVVSMTGFNYRRVPALALARRMITEGRIGTVRQVRASYLQDWLVDEAAPMTWRLRRESAGSGVLGDLGSHLVDQLHHLLDEPVVSASGHLRTFVPERTGDHGTEPVTVDDAAWATLETASGVVASLEVSRMATSRKNALQIEVYGTTGSLSFDLERLNELGVDDRGLDPDGGVRRVLVTEATHPYLDAWWPPGHTLGWDSTFTSQAADFLAAVASGNQPSPSFADGLAVQRVLAAIEESAGRSGARVDVPAPHPAAHQQED
- the hflX gene encoding GTPase HflX — encoded protein: MTNANARDFSLDTELEETVGWDEDEVLAVDERDRSDDDHDDHDDHDEVEDFTSGYADEPDPEELTTGELDLAERHELRRVAGLRTDLEDITEVEYRQLRLERVVLVGVWTEGSVEDAENSMAELALLAETAGSEVLDAIYQRRQKPDPATYIGRGKVEGLKEIVAATGADTVICDGELAPSQLRNLEDRLKVKVVDRTALILDIFAQHAKSKEGQAQVELAQLTYLKQRLRGWGGNLSRQVGGRAAGGVGIGGRGPGETKIETDRRRINTRIAKLRRELREMKGTRDTKRQERRRHQVPAVAIAGYTNAGKSSLLNRLTGAGVLVEDALFATLDPTTRRTTTADGRVYTMSDTVGFVRHLPHQLVEAFRSTLEEVADADLVLHVVDGSHPDPEGQIAAVREVFAEIGADQVPELVVINKADAADPMVLARLQQREPHCVVVSAKTGEGIAEALGVVEGELPRPGVEFSALLPYERGDLINRLHQQGEIDSLEHTGDGTIVRGRANEDLAGELAAYALV
- a CDS encoding DUF2945 domain-containing protein, which gives rise to MTKEFKKGDKVEWKSHGGTAEGEVEKKITSDTHAAKRDVKASKDDPQYLVKSEKSGGEAVHKPGALKKKS
- a CDS encoding sugar phosphate isomerase/epimerase, which gives rise to MGKRFTLFTGQWADLPLEEVARLAAGWGYDGLEIAVSGEHLDAWRWDEPGYVEGRLEILERHGLGVWAISNHLTGQAVCDDPIDDRHRAIVRERVWGDGDAEGVRTRAAEEMRLTARLAQRMGVSTVVGFTGSSIWPYVAMFPPVPAARIEAGYQDFADRWNPILDVFDECGVRFAHEVHPSEIAYDYWSTVRTLEAIGHREAFGLNWDPSHMLWQDLDPVAFISDFADRIYHVDCKDTRLRVGGGRNGRLSSHLPWGDPRRGWDFVSTGRGQVPWEDSFRALAAIGYDGPVSVEWEDAGMDRLHGAPEALAFLKRFDYDPPAAAFDAAFSS